The following coding sequences are from one Methanosarcina sp. WWM596 window:
- a CDS encoding chemotaxis protein CheD (catalyzes the conversion of glutamine residues to glutamate on methyl-accepting chemotaxis receptors), which yields MVGIGDCAIARSPVKIKTSGLGSCLGITLYDRQKKIGGLLHTMLPNIKGARIKDNPAKFTDAGIEYIVDEIIQMRGSKKKLGAKIVGGASMFDNSHMNIGERNIKSARETLNRLGVEIIAEDTGRNYGRTIIFDTFTGDLLIKTILRGDKVI from the coding sequence ATGGTGGGTATAGGAGACTGCGCAATAGCCAGAAGCCCTGTGAAAATTAAAACCTCCGGACTGGGTTCCTGCTTGGGAATAACCCTCTATGACAGACAAAAAAAAATCGGAGGCCTGCTCCATACCATGCTTCCGAATATAAAAGGAGCAAGGATAAAAGATAATCCTGCCAAATTTACAGACGCAGGCATAGAATACATTGTAGATGAAATAATACAAATGAGGGGATCCAAAAAAAAACTTGGAGCAAAAATTGTAGGAGGTGCAAGCATGTTCGACAACTCGCACATGAATATAGGTGAGAGGAACATAAAGAGCGCGAGAGAAACCCTGAACAGACTGGGAGTGGAAATCATAGCTGAAGATACAGGGAGAAACTACGGACGCACAATAATATTCGATACCTTTACTGGCGATCTCCTCATAAAGACAATTCTCAGAGGGGATAAAGTAATCTGA
- a CDS encoding DUF4405 domain-containing protein: MNRQKTNYLIDLALTTLFFGVAGTGLFMYLFIPSGVQGGRYLMYMGLTKATWVWIHSRIGILMSILVVIHLILHWKWIIYTTKSFFGKEKREL; encoded by the coding sequence ATGAACAGACAAAAAACCAATTATTTAATAGACCTTGCCCTGACAACACTGTTTTTTGGAGTCGCAGGTACAGGTCTTTTCATGTATTTGTTCATACCTTCAGGAGTTCAAGGGGGTAGATACCTAATGTACATGGGGCTAACGAAAGCTACCTGGGTCTGGATACATAGCAGAATTGGAATCCTGATGTCAATTCTTGTGGTCATTCACCTTATCCTCCATTGGAAATGGATTATATACACTACGAAGAGTTTCTTCGGGAAAGAAAAGCGTGAGTTGTAA
- the fhcD gene encoding formylmethanofuran--tetrahydromethanopterin N-formyltransferase → MEINGVEIEDTYAEAFPIKISRVLITAATKHWAQVAATEATGFGTSVIMCPAEAGIEKFASPGETPDGRPGVYIQICTFKYEALEEQMLERIGQCVLTAPTTAVFNGLPDAEKQFNVGFKLKFFGDGMESEAQIAGRKVYKVPIMEGDFVTEENIGAVAGIAGGNFFIFGDSQMSALTAAEVAVDAIMELEGTITPFPGGIVSSGSKAGANKYKFLKATANEKFCPSIKDKVEGTEIPADVNAVYEIVINGLDEKSIKAAMKAGIEAAVTVPGIKKISAGNYGGKLGKYQFKLQELF, encoded by the coding sequence ATGGAAATTAATGGAGTAGAAATTGAAGATACATATGCAGAAGCGTTTCCGATCAAGATTTCAAGGGTGCTCATAACAGCAGCCACAAAGCACTGGGCACAGGTAGCAGCCACTGAAGCCACCGGCTTTGGGACGTCAGTTATAATGTGCCCTGCAGAAGCGGGAATTGAAAAATTCGCAAGCCCAGGTGAGACCCCTGACGGAAGACCTGGAGTCTATATCCAGATATGTACTTTCAAATACGAAGCTCTGGAAGAACAGATGCTTGAGAGGATAGGGCAGTGCGTACTTACCGCTCCTACAACTGCAGTCTTTAACGGGCTGCCTGATGCTGAGAAACAATTTAATGTTGGCTTTAAACTCAAATTCTTCGGAGACGGTATGGAGTCCGAGGCTCAGATTGCAGGCCGCAAAGTATACAAAGTCCCAATCATGGAAGGAGACTTTGTGACTGAAGAAAATATAGGAGCCGTAGCCGGAATTGCAGGCGGGAACTTTTTTATCTTCGGAGACTCCCAGATGAGTGCCCTGACTGCAGCCGAAGTTGCTGTTGATGCAATTATGGAACTTGAAGGCACAATTACTCCATTCCCTGGCGGCATTGTCTCAAGCGGGTCCAAGGCCGGAGCGAACAAATACAAATTCCTGAAAGCTACTGCAAATGAAAAGTTCTGCCCCTCCATAAAGGACAAAGTTGAAGGCACCGAAATTCCTGCCGATGTCAACGCTGTATATGAAATTGTCATCAATGGGCTTGATGAAAAGAGCATAAAAGCAGCCATGAAAGCCGGAATAGAAGCTGCAGTAACCGTTCCTGGAATCAAGAAGATTTCTGCAGGTAACTACGGCGGCAAACTGGGTAAGTATCAGTTCAAACTTCAAGAGCTCTTCTGA
- a CDS encoding TraB/GumN family protein encodes MDRSKITDSQDKEPEYNFHSSSQESIYSMDKLITESAEDNVSVGKSKLSDSSINKPEETGASVLPSVAEVGDVEVKLDISSELVAEPLPDSASELSVPSTFQPPSLDELNPAAEFQPSKVVLIGTAHVSEKSVAEVRDTIRKLKPDIVAIELCRARYDSLKGNIQETNQLPIKEILTEGKVYFYLVNWLLAYVQKKIGEDMGVKPGSEMISAIEEAEASGARVALIDRDIQVTLQRFWGRMKFLEKIKMLGSLIGGLIGVGKGVDIDIDQMTQQDVVTALVSELREFAPTAAETLIDERDAYLAGSLLKVAAGGNKTIVAVVGAGHKPGIINYLKNPKNIPPLSTLVEIPKKRIGIGKVVGFGIVGLALLVFLLLLVSGTPLKLLLIAFGWWFLINGALSAAGTLLAGGHPYSVLTAFSVAWLTSLNPMMAAGWFAGLVEAKQQNPTTDDIKALAGIETFKEMFKNRFMRVLLVASFANIGSMIGTFLGAYVMLQVTGLNPQDLLHSGFSALGL; translated from the coding sequence ATGGATAGGTCTAAAATTACAGATTCTCAGGACAAGGAGCCTGAATACAATTTTCATAGTTCATCTCAGGAGTCAATATACTCTATGGACAAACTTATAACCGAATCCGCAGAAGATAATGTTTCTGTCGGAAAGTCTAAACTTTCTGATTCATCAATCAACAAGCCAGAGGAAACCGGCGCTTCTGTACTGCCATCTGTAGCAGAAGTCGGAGATGTTGAAGTGAAGCTCGATATAAGTTCCGAGCTTGTTGCGGAACCTCTTCCTGATTCAGCTTCGGAACTTTCAGTTCCCTCTACTTTCCAACCTCCGTCTCTGGATGAGCTCAATCCGGCTGCCGAGTTTCAGCCTTCAAAGGTTGTGCTCATAGGTACGGCACATGTTTCGGAAAAGAGCGTGGCTGAAGTTAGGGATACTATCAGAAAACTTAAACCCGATATTGTAGCCATTGAGCTCTGTCGGGCACGTTATGATTCTCTGAAAGGAAACATTCAGGAGACGAATCAGCTTCCAATAAAGGAAATTCTCACCGAAGGAAAGGTATACTTTTACCTTGTCAACTGGTTGCTTGCCTATGTGCAGAAAAAGATCGGTGAAGACATGGGTGTAAAACCCGGTTCTGAGATGATTTCCGCAATTGAAGAAGCAGAAGCATCAGGAGCCAGAGTAGCTTTAATTGACAGGGATATTCAGGTAACTCTCCAGCGTTTCTGGGGTCGTATGAAATTCCTGGAGAAAATAAAAATGCTTGGTTCTCTAATAGGCGGCCTGATAGGAGTAGGAAAAGGGGTTGATATCGATATCGATCAGATGACTCAACAGGATGTTGTCACAGCCCTTGTCAGTGAGCTTAGAGAATTTGCCCCAACTGCGGCTGAAACTCTCATAGATGAGCGGGATGCATACCTTGCAGGGAGCCTCCTCAAGGTGGCTGCAGGCGGAAATAAAACTATTGTTGCAGTGGTTGGAGCAGGGCATAAACCAGGAATAATTAACTACCTGAAAAACCCAAAGAACATTCCACCACTTAGTACTCTGGTGGAGATTCCTAAGAAGCGCATTGGAATCGGTAAAGTTGTTGGTTTTGGAATAGTTGGTCTTGCGCTTCTAGTTTTTTTATTGCTCCTTGTATCGGGCACTCCCCTTAAACTCCTTCTTATAGCTTTTGGATGGTGGTTCCTCATTAACGGGGCCCTTAGCGCAGCCGGCACCCTCCTGGCGGGGGGACATCCATACTCTGTCCTTACAGCCTTTTCGGTTGCTTGGTTAACCTCTCTTAACCCTATGATGGCTGCAGGCTGGTTTGCAGGTCTGGTAGAAGCAAAACAGCAAAATCCTACCACTGACGATATTAAAGCCCTTGCAGGGATAGAAACTTTCAAAGAAATGTTCAAAAACAGGTTTATGCGTGTTCTTCTTGTGGCCAGCTTTGCCAATATCGGAAGTATGATAGGTACTTTCCTTGGGGCGTATGTAATGCTACAGGTTACAGGTCTCAACCCACAGGATCTTCTCCATTCCGGGTTCAGTGCACTTGGACTCTGA